The following coding sequences are from one Mytilus trossulus isolate FHL-02 chromosome 8, PNRI_Mtr1.1.1.hap1, whole genome shotgun sequence window:
- the LOC134681567 gene encoding LHFPL tetraspan subfamily member 2a protein-like yields MISPVLIIWAFLSVLVSALTTYAFVQPVWLVGSNLLDTFGMISLCLSRTVFPGGNLKQECEFYGGYFNLGNLPSGAWQAACVLYGAGCVLLSCGAFLAVCTSCIPCDVVRTVTVMAGYVQFVAVLVMIAGLFIYPLGFGSSFIRQYCGSKSIMYQAYDCSIGWSFVLAVTGTCLAMFCPVLSRFTDMKGRDIMS; encoded by the exons ATGATATCACCGGTTCTAATAATCTGGGCTTTTCTGTCAGTTCTGGTTTCCGCTTTAACCACGTATGCATTCGTTCAGCCTGTGTGGCTTGTTGGTTCCAATCTGTTAGATACGTTTGGAATGATAAGTTTGTGTTTATCAAGAACAGTATTTCCCGGAGGAaacttaaaacaagaatgtgagTTTTATGGTGGATATTTCAATTTGGGAAACTTACCGTCTGGAGCATGGCAGGCGGCGTGTGTTTTATATGGTGCAGGATGTGTTCTACTTTCATGTGGAGCATTCTTAGCTGTATGTACATCGTGTATACCATGTGATGTTGTAAGGACTGTTACAGTTATGGCGGGATATGTACAGTTTGTAGCAG TTCTGGTAATGATTGCAGGATTATTTATTTATCCACTAGGATTTGGATCATCGTTTATAAGACAATACTGTGGATCTAAGTCCATAATGTACCAGGCCTACGATTGCTCTATAGGCTGGAGTTTCGTACTGGCTGTAACAGGGACGTGTCTAGCCATGTTTTGTCCAGTTCTGTCACGGTTTACAGACATGAAAGGGCGCGACATAATGTCTTAA